From a region of the Streptococcus ruminantium genome:
- the queA gene encoding tRNA preQ1(34) S-adenosylmethionine ribosyltransferase-isomerase QueA, whose translation MNTADFDFELPEELIAQVPLEKRDSSRLLILNREHKSMVDSHFDHIIDQLNPGDALVMNNTRVLPARLYGYKPETNGHVELLLLKNIHGDQWEVLAKPAKRLKIGATIAFGDGRLTATIVEELEHGGRIVEFSYDGIFLEVLESLGEMPLPPYIHEKLEDRERYQTVYAKENGSAAAPTAGLHFTQELLKKIERKGVKLVYLTLHVGLGTFRPVSVDNVEEHEMHSEFYNLPAEAAQILNQVKDNGGRIIAVGTTSIRTLETIGNKFNGRLEADSGWTNIFIKPGYTFQIVDAFSTNFHLPKSTLVMLVSAFAGREFTLEAYKHAVEEGYRFFSFGDAMFIQ comes from the coding sequence ATGAATACTGCAGATTTTGATTTTGAATTACCCGAAGAACTGATTGCTCAAGTGCCTCTTGAAAAACGCGACAGTTCTAGACTATTGATTTTAAATCGTGAACACAAGAGCATGGTTGATAGTCATTTTGATCATATTATCGATCAGCTTAATCCAGGTGATGCTCTCGTCATGAACAATACTCGTGTCCTACCTGCCCGCCTTTATGGTTATAAGCCTGAAACGAATGGTCATGTAGAGCTTTTACTGTTAAAAAATATCCACGGTGATCAGTGGGAAGTACTTGCAAAACCAGCTAAACGCTTAAAAATTGGTGCTACTATCGCTTTTGGAGATGGTCGTTTGACAGCCACTATCGTGGAAGAATTAGAGCACGGTGGACGAATTGTTGAATTTTCCTACGATGGCATTTTCCTTGAAGTTTTAGAAAGTTTGGGCGAAATGCCCTTACCTCCTTATATCCATGAAAAATTGGAAGACCGAGAACGCTATCAGACGGTCTATGCTAAGGAAAATGGTTCAGCCGCAGCGCCAACTGCTGGTCTCCACTTTACTCAAGAACTACTGAAAAAAATTGAGAGAAAGGGAGTGAAACTCGTTTATTTGACCTTACATGTCGGTTTAGGAACATTCCGACCAGTATCTGTGGACAATGTTGAAGAGCACGAGATGCACTCAGAATTTTACAATCTACCTGCAGAAGCCGCTCAAATTCTCAACCAAGTCAAGGATAACGGTGGTCGTATCATTGCGGTCGGTACAACCTCTATCCGTACCTTGGAGACAATTGGAAACAAATTTAACGGCCGCTTGGAAGCTGACTCTGGTTGGACCAATATTTTTATCAAACCAGGCTATACTTTCCAGATTGTCGACGCTTTTTCAACCAATTTCCATCTACCAAAATCCACTCTTGTCATGCTTGTTTCTGCCTTTGCTGGTAGAGAATTTACTCTGGAAGCCTACAAGCATGCTGTCGAAGAAGGCTACCGTTTCTTCAGTTTTGGAGATGCTATGTTTATCCAATAA
- a CDS encoding arginine repressor — MNKIESRHQLILSLIMEKKIHTQQELQELLHVNGVSVTQSTLSRDIKMLNLVKVNEEDSAHYVINPIAPTRWEKRLRLYMEDALVMLKPIQHQVVLKTLPGLANSFGSILDAMEIPQIVATVCGDDVCLIICENVEGAQACFDYLKQYTPPFFFSRL; from the coding sequence ATGAACAAGATTGAAAGTCGTCATCAATTGATTCTGTCCTTGATTATGGAGAAAAAAATACATACCCAGCAGGAATTACAGGAATTACTGCATGTAAATGGGGTGTCTGTCACTCAGTCTACGCTATCACGGGACATTAAAATGCTCAATCTCGTCAAGGTCAATGAGGAAGACTCAGCCCACTATGTCATCAATCCTATCGCACCGACACGCTGGGAAAAACGACTACGGCTCTACATGGAAGATGCTCTGGTAATGCTAAAGCCTATCCAGCATCAAGTAGTACTAAAAACCCTACCCGGCTTGGCCAATTCTTTCGGTTCCATCTTGGATGCTATGGAAATTCCTCAAATTGTTGCAACAGTCTGTGGAGATGATGTCTGTCTCATCATTTGTGAGAATGTAGAAGGCGCTCAGGCTTGCTTTGACTATCTAAAACAGTACACTCCACCATTTTTCTTTAGTAGACTATGA